The following coding sequences lie in one Anoplolepis gracilipes chromosome 4, ASM4749672v1, whole genome shotgun sequence genomic window:
- the LOC140664383 gene encoding ras-related protein Rab-36, with amino-acid sequence MLETRSAVYKMMKEKAHDERQITNWPPPFSSEMTPYTETDFGNLIRRTCKNKNLTLRISKVIVIGDVAVGKTSLVNHFCHKLFDNNYKATIGVDFEVERFDILGLPFHLQIWDTAGQERFKCIAASYYRGANVIMVVFDVSNLISLAHCQQWLNEASRSNVGPYHIFLVGAKKDLLITITILGNTSLIRCTT; translated from the exons ATGTTGGAAACGCGCTCTGCGGTTTACAAAATGATGAAAGAAAAAGCCCACGATGAGAGACAA ATAACTAATTGGCCGCCACCTTTTTCGTCAGAGATGACACCATATACCGAAACCGATTTCGGTAATTTAATCAGGCGAACTTGTAAAAACAAGAACTTGACCCTCAGAATCTCTAAAGTGATTGTCATTGGTGACGTTGCTGTCGGAAAAACATCATTAGTAAACCA TTTTTGTCACAAACTCttcgataataattacaagGCTACAATCGGCGTGGACTTTGAAGTGGAGAGATTTGATATCCTCGGCTTGCCTTTCCATTTGCAAAT ATGGGATACTGCTGGACAGGAAAGGTTCAAATGTATAGCAGCGTCTTATTATCGTGGCGCTAATg TAATTATGGTTGTTTTCGATGTAAGTAACCTGATATCACTGGCGCACTGTCAACAATGGTTAAACGAAGCGAGTCGCAGCAACGTTGGTCCTTACCACATTTTTCTAGTCGGTGCCAAAAAGGATTTATTG ATTACCATTACCATTTTGGGAAATACCAGTCTCATCAGGTGTACGACATAA